One genomic segment of Salvia miltiorrhiza cultivar Shanhuang (shh) unplaced genomic scaffold, IMPLAD_Smil_shh fragScaff_scaffold_79, whole genome shotgun sequence includes these proteins:
- the LOC131003153 gene encoding LOW QUALITY PROTEIN: COBRA-like protein 7 (The sequence of the model RefSeq protein was modified relative to this genomic sequence to represent the inferred CDS: inserted 2 bases in 1 codon; deleted 1 base in 1 codon), protein MAATTIFVSLFLLILGSARAQTRNPAPAPPPASDACNGVFLTYSYTTGKIVPPILKSDPTRQGYRFESTLTILNNDLEELKSWQVWVGFQHDEYLVSASNAVLADGNSFPGNVGNGSIFAGYPNPDLKTGIETAGDLTQMSVQVELVGTQFGVAPPDAPMPANISLVNDGWICPKPSLQGNSTMEVCCSRDPKFQANETLDEEFLPRRSGDLTIMYDVSRTYESNYWAQVTIENHNPLGRLDNWQLSWDWMEDEFIFAMKGAYPSVVDTSDCVFGKQGQYYQSLDFSNALNCERRPTLVDLPLAKTNDTSLGMVPLCCRNGTILPPAMDPSKSKSAFQINVYKMPPNLNRSRLTPPQNWGIKGRLNPDYKCGAPVRVSPSQFPDPAALLPGQHAVASWQVVCNITQPKGASPRCCVSFSAYYNESIIPCPTCACGCSSSXVVRTCSTTAPALFLPSQALLVPFDNRTALARAWADLHHFQVPNPLPCGDGCGVSLNWHLFTDYRGGWSARITIFNWDDFPFVDWFTAVELNKGAPGFEAVYSFNGTALDLDGDGVNNTLFMQGLEGLNYLVAESDAPNPKKDPRVPGKQQSVISFTKKLTPGINVPAGDGFPSKVYFNGEECSLPGVLPTSDACRFGSSGFLTSAVVALSRLCLVAEMRKGGCLFVHSFLVVYFFEQIIVPLP, encoded by the exons ATGGCGGCCACCACCATTTTCGTCTCGCTATTCCTCCTCATTCTAGGCTCGGCCCGGGCCCAAACCCGCAACCCGGCCCCGGCCCCTCCGCCCGCGTCCGACGCCTGCAACGGAGTGTTCCTGACCTACTCCTACACCACCGGCAAAATAGTGCCCCCAATTCTCAAGTCGGATCCGACCCGCCAGGGCTATCGGTTCGAATCCACGCTCACGATACTCAACAACGACTTGGAGGAGCTCAAATCTTGGCAGGTCTGGGTCGGATTCCAGCACGATGAGTATCTCGTTTCCGCGTCGAATGCCGTGCTCGCTGATGGGAATTCGTTTCCGGGAAATGTTGGAAACGGGTCGATTTTTGCGGGTTATCCGAACCCGGATCTCAAAACGGGTATTGAGACGGCCGGCGACTTGACCCAGATGAGCGTTCAGGTTGAGCTGGTCGGGACACAGTTTGGGGTGGCGCCGCCTGATGCGCCAATGCCGGCGAATATCTCGCTCGTCAATGATGGCTGGATTTGCCCTAAACCCTCTTTGCAag GAAACAGCACAATGGAGGTGTGCTGCAGTAGAGACCCCAAGTTCCAGGCGAACGAGACCTTGGACGAGGAGTTTCTACCGCGCAGGAGTGGCGACTTGACTATAATGTACGACGTGTCAAGGACCTACGAGTCGAACTACTGGGCGCAGGTGACCATTGAGAACCACAACCCTCTCGGCCGCCTGGATAATTGGCAGCTGAGCTGGGATTGGATGGAAGATGAGTTTATCTTCGCCATGAAAGGTGCTTACCCCTCCGTGGTCGACACCTCCGACTGCGTGTTTGGCAAGCAGGGACAGTATTACCAGTCCCTCGACTTCTCCAACGCGTTGAACTGTGAGCGCAGACCAACCCTGGTCGACCTGCCCCTGGCCAAGACCAACGACACGAGCCTAGGCATGGTCCCGTTGTGCTGCAGGAACGGGACAATCCTGCCACCTGCGATGGATCCCAGCAAGTCTAAATCTGCGTTCCAGATCAATGTATACAAGATGCCGCCGAACCTCAACCGTTCGCGCCTGACCCCACCTCAGAACTGGGGGATCAAGGGCCGGCTCAACCCGGATTACAAATGTGGTGCCCCTGTACGCGTGAGCCCCAGCCAGTTCCCGGACCCTGCAGCCCTACTGCCCGGT CAGCATGCAGTCGCCAGCTGGCAGGTGGTCTGCAATATAACTCAGCCGAAGGGGGCGAGCCCTCGTTGCTGCGTGTCGTTCTCAGCCTACTACAACGAGTCCATCATCCCGTGCCCGACCTGCGCATGCGGCTGCAGCAGCAG GGTGGTCAGGACCTGCAGCACTACAGCGCCGGCCCTCTTCCTCCCCTCACAGGCCCTCCTCGTCCCGTTTGATAACCGGACTGCGTTGGCTAGGGCGTGGGCGGATCTCCACCATTTCCAGGTGCCGAACCCACTCCCTTGTGGCGACGGGTGTGGTGTCAGCCTCAACTGGCATTTGTTCACGGATTACCGAGGCGGGTGGTCCGCGAGGATCACCATCTTCAACTGGGACGACTTCCCCTTCGTGGACTGGTTCACGGCAGTCGAGCTGAACAAGGGTGCGCCCGGATTTGAAGCGGTCTATTCCTTCAATGGAACCGCGCTTGATCTTGATGGAGATGGAGTGAACAACACCCTTTTCATGCAGGGGCTCGAAGGGCTCAACTATCTCGTTGCAGAGAGCGATGCTCCCAATCCGAAAAAGGACCCAAGGGTGCCCGGGAAGCAGCAGTCGGTCATCTCCTTCACGAAGAAGCTCACTCCGGGGATCAACGTCCCTGCAGGGGATGGTTTCCCGTCGAAGGTTTACTTCAACGGGGAGGAGTGCTCATTGCCTGGAGTGCTCCCGACGAGCGATGCTTGTAGGTTTGGGTCATCAGGGTTCTTGACGTCGGCGGTGGTTGCACTCAGTCGTCTTTGTCTCGTTGCGGAGATGAGGAAGGGTGGCTGCTTATTTGTTCATTCTTTTTTGgttgtttatttttttgagcAGATCATTGTTCCTCTTCCTTGA
- the LOC131003154 gene encoding LOW QUALITY PROTEIN: two-component response regulator ARR1-like (The sequence of the model RefSeq protein was modified relative to this genomic sequence to represent the inferred CDS: inserted 2 bases in 1 codon): MDLGVKSTPFTSSNASWKSGADAVPGQFPAGLKVLVVDDDPTCLRILEKMLKNCLYEVTTCNRAEVALNFLRDNKNGCDIVISDVHMPDMDGFKLLEHVGLEMDLPVIMMSADDSKQVVMKGVTHGACDYLIKPVRIEALKNIWQHVVRKKKHEWREKDLEHSGSVEEGERQQKPHEDVDCSSSVNEGNWKNSKKRKDEEDEAEERDDTSALKKPRVVWSVELHQQFVTAVNQLGIDKAVPKKILELMNVPGLTRENVASHLQKYRLYLRRLSGISQHHNGLGSSFMGPTDTQFGQMSSLNGVDLQALAASGQIPHQSLASMQAAALGRATSKSAVPLPLVXDQRNVFNFENPKLRFVEAQHESSKQVNLLHGIPTNMDSKQLATLHQSVLGNMNMHIHSQTSQSSSLLMQMAQLQPQSRTQILNEINGIENIRGPHYTSVPKPSTSADFSSQSTEFLGNDYFPTSSNSGMSSTEMKESRGFLPNYDVLNNLNQNRSQEWRLRNAGSTFGPPRQSNIQGGLDASPSLSMSGQSRISSANKAALSLAEGRSHTPNVTQHLNFPASDKSLRNKAERPPGIGFQNNLLHECFGQEDLMSALLKQQQEGMVVPIEAEFGFDGYQLDNLPV, translated from the exons ATGGATCTTGGAGTGAAATCCACGCCTTTCACAAGCTCTAATGCTTCTTGGAAGTCCGGCGCCGACGCCGTTCCCGGCCAATTTCCGGCGGGATTGAAAGTTCTTGTTGTTGATGATGACCCCACTTGTTTGAGAATCTTGGAGAAGATGCTAAAAAATTGTTTGTATGAAG TTACAACTTGCAATCGAGCAGAGGTTGCTCTGAACTTTCTCCGAGATAACAAAAATGGCTGTGACATTGTGATAAGTGATGTGCATATGCCCGATATGGATGGTTTCAAGCTCCTCGAGCACGTTGGGCTCGAGATGGATCTGCCCGTTATCA TGATGTCTGCAGATGATAGCAAACAGGTAGTAATGAAGGGTGTTACACACGGTGCTTGTGACTATCTCATTAAGCCGGTTCGTATTGAGGCTTTGAAGAACATATGGCAACATGTGGTTCGTAAAAAGAAGCACGAGTGGAGGGAGAAGGATTTGGAGCATTCAGGGAGTGTGGAGGAGGGGGAGCGACAGCAAAAACCCCATGAAGACGTTGATTGCTCCTCTTCGGTGAATGAAGGGAATTGGAAAAActcgaagaaaaggaaggatGAGGAAGATGAGGCGGAAGAAAGGGATGATACATCTGCGTTGAAGAAGCCAAGGGTTGTCTGGTCAGTTGAGCTCCATCAGCAGTTTGTAACCGCTGTTAATCAGCTTGGAATCGACA AGGCTGTTCCGAAGAAAATCCTGGAATTAATGAATGTTCCTGGCCTTACAAGAGAGAATGTTGCAAGCCATCTTCAg AAGTACCGCCTCTATCTTAGAAGGCTGAGTGGCATATCACAGCACCACAACGGTCTTGGTAGCTCGTTTATGGGGCCCACGGATACCCAATTCGGCCAGATGTCTTCTCTCAACGGTGTTGATCTTCAAGCTCTTGCCGCTTCTGGTCAGATCCCACACCAGAGTCTTGCATCTATGCAGGCAGCTGCACTTGGCCGGGCCACCTCAAAGTCGGCCGTACCTTTGCCTCTTGT CGAtcagagaaatgttttcaactTTGAAAATCCAAAGTTAAGGTTTGTGGAAGCTCAACACGAGAGCAGCAAGCAAGTGAACTTACTTCATGGGATCCCGACAAATATGGACTCAAAACAGCTGGCCACTCTTCACCAATCTGTGCTTGGTAACATGAATATGCACATCCACTCCCAGACGAGCCAGAGCAGCTCGTTGCTGATGCAGATGGCTCAGCTTCAACCGCAGTCGAGGACTCAGATCTTAAATGAGATAAATGGAATTGAAAACATTCGTGGGCCGCATTATACTTCTGTTCCCAAGCCATCTACTTCCGCGGACTTCTCGAGTCAGAGCACAGAGTTTTTGGGAAATGATTACTTCCCGACTTCGAGTAATTCTGGAATGTCGAGCACTGAGATGAAAGAATCAAGAGGTTTCCTTCCCAACTACGACGTCCTCAACAATCTGAATCAGAATAGGAGCCAGGAGTGGCGTTTGCGGAACGCTGGATCGACCTTTGGGCCGCCGCGACAGTCGAATATACAAGGAGGGTTGGATGCTTCACCATCTCTTTCAATGAGTGGACAAAGCAGGATCTCGTCTGCTAATAAGGCGGCCCTCTCTCTTGCCGAGGGACGCAGCCACACACCAAACGTCACTCAGCACCTTAACTTCCCGGCTTCTGACAAATCATTAAGGAACAAGGCTGAAAGACCACCCGGAATTGGCTTCCAAAACAACCTCTTGCACGAATGTTTTGGCCAGGAAGACCTCATGAGCGCACTCCTTAAGCAG CAGCAAGAAGGAATGGTTGTCCCCATTGAGGCCGAGTTCGGATTCGATGGTTACCAGCTGGATAACCTCCCCGTGTAA